The proteins below are encoded in one region of Phaseolus vulgaris cultivar G19833 chromosome 1, P. vulgaris v2.0, whole genome shotgun sequence:
- the LOC137816004 gene encoding secreted RxLR effector protein 161-like, whose translation MERIPYAPIVGSLMRYQGNPGLDNWKAAKKVLRYLQGTKNYMLTYRRSNHLEVIGYSDSDYAGCVDTRKSTFGYLFLLAEGAISWKSAKQSVIVASTMEAEFVACFEATVQGFCETLFQDLELSIVLPSR comes from the exons ATGGAACGGATTCCTTATGCACCTATCGTTGGCAGCTTgat GAGGTATCAAGGTAATCCAGGATTAGATAattggaaagctgcaaagaaagtattgagatatttgcaaggaacaaaaaattacaTGCTCACTTATAGGAGATCCAATCACCTTGAGGTGATAGGATATTCAGATTCAGATTATGCTGGATGTGTGGATACAAGAAAATCTACATTTGGCTATTTGTTTCTTTTAGCTGAAGGAGCAATCTCATGGAAGAGTGCGAAGCAATCTGTCATTGTTGCATCCACTATGGAGGCTGAGTTTGTGGCATGTTTTGAGGCCACTGTTCAAGGATTCTGCGAAACTTTATTTCAGGACTTGGAATTGTCGATAGTATTGCCAAGTCgctga
- the LOC137814085 gene encoding probably inactive leucine-rich repeat receptor-like protein kinase At5g06940, with the protein MATTTFCTYLFLLSVSISIFNLCSSSSEGDILLSFKASIEDSKKALSTWSNTSSNHHCNWTGITCSATPLLSVTSINLQSLNLSGDISSSICDLPNLSYLNLADNIFNQPIPLHLSDCSSLETLNLSTNLIWGTIPSQISQFASLRVLDLGRNHIEGKIPESLGSLKNLQVLNMGSNLLSGSVPAVFGNLTKLEVLDLSQNPYLVSEIPKDIGELGNLKQLLLQSSSFQGKIPDSLVGLVSLTHLDLSENNLTGGVPQALPSSLKNLVSLDVSTNKLLGPFPSGICKGEGLINLGLHSNAFNGSIPNSIEECKSLERFQVQNNAFSGDFPISLWSLPKIKLIRVENNRFSGQIPESISGAVQLEHVQLDNNSFAGKIPQGLGFVKSLYRFSASLNLLDGEIPPNFCDSPVMSIVNLSHNSLSGKIPALKKCRKLVSLSLADNSLTGEIPPSLAELPVLTYLDLSDNNLTGSIPQGLQNLKLALFNVSFNQLSGKVPYSLISGLPASFLDGNPGLCGPGLPNSCSDDMPRRHIGSLTTLACALISLAFVVGTAIVVGGFILYRGYCKGNQVGVWRSVFFYPLRITEHDLLVGMNEKNSMGNGGFFGRVYVVSLPSGELVAVKKLVNFGNQSSKSLKAEVKTLAKIRHKNVVKILGFCHSDESVFLIYEYLHGGSLGDLISRQNFELQWVVRLRIAIGVAQGLAYLHKDYLPHLLHRNVKSSNILLDANFEPKLTDFALDRVVGEASFQSILNSEAASSCYIAPENGYSKKATEQLDIYSFGVVLLELVSGRQAEQTESIDSVDIVKWVRRKVNIANGVHQVLDPKISNTCHQEMIGALDIALRCTSVVPEKRPSMVEVVRSLQSLESRTCNANMLEPNEEPSVPV; encoded by the exons ATGGCCACTACTACATTCTGTACATACCTATTCCTTCTCTCTGTGTCCATTTCAATCTTCAATCTTTGTTCATCTTCATCAGAGGGGGACATCCTTCTCTCCTTCAAGGCCTCCATTGAAGACTCTAAGAAGGCCTTGTCCACCTGGTCCAACACTTCATCAAACCACCACTGTAACTGGACTGGAATAACCTGTTCCGCAACACCTTTACTCTCAGTAACTTCTATCAACCTTCAGAGCTTAAACCTTTCTGGGGATATCTCATCTTCCATTTGTGACCTCCCAAATCTGTCTTATCTCAACCTTGCTGATAACATCTTCAACCAGCCCATCCCTCTTCATCTCTCTGACTGTAGTTCCTTGGAGACTTTGAATCTCAGTACCAACCTCATATGGGGCACTATCCCATCTCAGATTTCTCAGTTTGCTTCCTTGAGAGTGCTTGACTTGGGAAGAAACCACATAGAAGGAAAAATCCCTGAAAGCTTAGGCTCCTTGAAGAACCTCCAAGTCCTCAACATGGGAAGCAACTTGCTTTCAGGTAGTGTACCTGCTGTCTTTGGCAATCTAACTAAACTTGAAGTTCTTGATTTGTCTCAGAATCCATACTTGGTGAGTGAGATTCCAAAGGATATCGGCGAGCTTGGAAATCTAAAGCAACTTCTGTTGCAAAGCTCTTCTTTTCAAGGGAAAATTCCAGATTCTCTGGTGGGCCTGGTTAGTTTGACTCATTTAGATCTCTCTGAGAACAACCTAACAGGTGGGGTTCCTCAGGCTCTACCATCTTCTCTCAAGAACCTTGTTTCGTTAGATGTTTCAACAAACAAGCTCTTGGGGCCATTTCCTAGTGGCATCTGCAAAGGAGAAGGCCTCATAAACCTCGGTCTCCACTCAAATGCCTTCAATGGTTCAATACCCAACTCCATTGAGGAATGTAAGAGTCTTGAGAGATTCCAAGTCCAGAACAATGCCTTCTCCGGGGATTTCCCCATTTCCTTGTGGTCATTGCCCAAAATCAAGCTCATTAGAgttgaaaacaacagattctcTGGACAAATACCGGAGTCAATTTCAGGAGCTGTTCAGTTGGAGCATGTTCAGCTTGACAACAACAGCTTCGCTGGTAAAATTCCTCAAGGTCTTGGCTTTGTTAAGAGCTTATACAGATTTTCTGCTTCTCTCAACCTTTTGGATGGTGAAATTCCTCCAAACTTTTGTGACTCTCCTGTTATGAGCATAGTAAATCTCTCCCACAATTCTCTTTCTGGTAAAATACCAGCGCTGAAAAAATGCAGGAAACTAGTTTCATTGTCTTTGGCTGATAACAGTCTAACTGGAGAAATCCCCCCTTCTCTTGCCGAGCTACCTGTACTCACTTACCTTGATCTTTCAGATAACAATCTCACTGGTTCAATCCCACAAGGGCTTCAGAACTTGAAGCTTGCTCTTTTCAATGTCTCCTTCAATCAGCTATCAGGTAAAGTACCATACTCCTTGATTTCTGGTCTCCCTGCCTCATTTTTGGACGGAAACCCTGGTCTTTGTGGCCCTGGATTACCTAACTCTTGTTCTGATGACATGCCAAGACGCCACATTGGTAGCCTTACAACCTTAGCATGTGCTCTCATCAGTTTAGCCTTTGTTGTTGGAACTGCCATTGTTGTTGGTGGGTTTATTTTGTATCGGGGATATTGCAAGGGGAATCAAGTTGGGGTTTGGCGCTCAGTGTTCTTTTATCCTCTCAGGATTACCGAGCATGATCTACTTGTAGGGATGAATGAGAAAAACTCAATGGGTAATGGTGGGTTTTTTGGTAGAGTTTATGTTGTGAGTTTACCTAGTGGTGAACTGGTAGCTGTGAAGAAGTTAGTCAATTTTGGAAACCAGTCCTCCAAAAGTTTGAAAGCGGAGGTGAAGACTTTGGCAAAAATTAGGCACAAGAATGTGGTTAAAATTCTGGGGTTCTGCCACTCCGATGAGTCAGTGTTTCTCATTTATGAGTACTTGCATGGAGGGAGCTTAGGGGATTTGATTTCTCGTCAGAATTTTGAGCTGCAGTGGGTGGTTCGATTAAGAATTGCCATTGGAGTTGCTCAAGGGCTGGCATATCTTCACAAGGATTATCTCCCTCACTTGCTCCACAGAAATGTCAAGTCAAGTAATATTTTGTTGGATGCAAACTTCGAGCCAAAACTCACAGATTTTGCTCTTGATCGAGTTGTGGGAGAAGCTTCATTTCAATCAATATTGAACTCTGAAGCAGCATCTTCATGTTACATCGCACCAG AAAATGGTTACAGTAAGAAAGCAACTGAACAATTGGACATCTACAGCTTTGGTGTGGTATTGCTGGAGCTGGTGAGTGGTAGGCAAGCAGAGCAAACGGAGTCAATTGACTCAGTTGACATTGTGAAGTGGGTTAGAAGGAAAGTGAACATCGCCAATGGGGTGCATCAAGTTCTTGACCCAAAAATATCAAACACTTGTCACCAAGAGATGATTGGAGCTTTAGATATTGCACTTCGTTGCACTTCTGTGGTGCCTGAGAAAAGGCCATCCATGGTAGAAGTTGTTAGAAGCCTTCAATCCCTGGAGTCAAGAACTTGCAATGCAAATATGCTTGAACCAAATGAGGAACCCTCAGTACCAGTCTGA